One segment of Candidatus Manganitrophus noduliformans DNA contains the following:
- a CDS encoding pilus assembly protein PilP, whose product MIRKQYLLKSGMLFLVALFFGCGETAPPVASKPAPTAAAKVVPAIPVVPALSAEEVVSPEDPVKKEDPIALFQYNPEGRRDPFKSIIIATGKRSASENLPPLQRKELSEMKLIGIVWGGFGHGAVIQTQDGKGYPVRKGTRIGMNNGVISRITNKEVVIEEKYLDIFGETKVRNVVMELHPQKEGLE is encoded by the coding sequence ATGATCAGGAAACAATATCTTTTAAAAAGCGGGATGCTCTTCCTCGTGGCGCTCTTTTTCGGATGCGGAGAGACGGCGCCGCCGGTTGCCTCAAAACCGGCGCCGACGGCGGCGGCGAAGGTTGTGCCGGCGATTCCGGTTGTACCGGCCCTCTCGGCGGAAGAGGTCGTTTCCCCGGAAGACCCCGTCAAGAAAGAGGATCCGATTGCGCTGTTTCAATACAATCCGGAAGGGAGGCGTGATCCATTCAAATCCATCATCATCGCCACCGGAAAGCGGAGCGCCTCGGAGAATCTTCCCCCTCTGCAGCGGAAGGAGCTGTCTGAAATGAAGTTGATCGGCATTGTTTGGGGAGGGTTTGGACACGGCGCCGTCATCCAGACGCAGGATGGAAAGGGATATCCCGTCCGAAAGGGAACCCGGATTGGGATGAACAACGGCGTGATCAGCCGAATTACAAACAAAGAAGTGGTGATTGAAGAAAAATACCTCGACATCTTTGGTGAGACCAAGGTGAGGAATGTTGTGATGGAACTTCATCCCCAAAAGGAGGGGCTAGAATGA
- a CDS encoding type 4a pilus biogenesis protein PilO, translated as MALNLEKLKNLTNTQKFVSLVLVIVIISGAFVWFVFIPKSGEISTLNGEIAALNNDINIHRIKVKRLDELIAENRQLQLQLAALKEQLPPEAEVEILLKQVSDLGGRTGLDFKLWRPAEKKPSASGLYVEIPVNVEVAGAYHALGVFFDKISKLPRIINVSNIRMGSSKLEQNKVLIQTSFSATAFASVEGDP; from the coding sequence ATGGCATTGAATCTGGAAAAACTGAAGAACCTCACCAATACCCAAAAGTTTGTCTCTCTCGTTCTCGTCATCGTGATCATCTCCGGGGCGTTTGTTTGGTTTGTCTTTATACCGAAGAGCGGTGAGATCTCCACCCTCAACGGGGAAATCGCAGCGTTGAATAACGACATCAATATTCATCGAATCAAGGTGAAGCGCCTTGATGAACTCATCGCGGAGAATCGACAGCTTCAACTTCAACTGGCTGCTCTAAAAGAGCAGCTTCCCCCGGAGGCGGAGGTTGAAATTCTCTTGAAGCAGGTGTCCGACTTGGGGGGGAGGACCGGCCTTGATTTTAAATTGTGGCGGCCTGCCGAGAAAAAGCCCAGCGCGTCGGGACTCTACGTCGAAATTCCTGTGAATGTGGAAGTGGCCGGAGCATACCATGCGCTCGGCGTCTTCTTCGATAAAATCAGCAAATTGCCTCGGATTATTAATGTGTCGAATATTCGGATGGGGAGCTCCAAGCTGGAACAAAATAAGGTTTTGATCCAGACCAGTTTCTCCGCCACGGCATTTGCTTCTGTTGAAGGGGATCCATGA
- a CDS encoding PilN domain-containing protein, which translates to MIKINLLPTQKAKKGKKKVEIQSQLILASGVLSVLFLILGYGWITLNERVDNLTAEKTKLTTELGVLKTKVKEVENYEKDKKAVEEKIHIIEQLRKNQSIPVLLLDQISRSLPEKVWLVNVNEQNGVIDLEGRATTNSEIVDFINNLKRSALFKDVQILESRQGMEGAVSIYTFRLKWSLT; encoded by the coding sequence ATGATCAAGATCAATTTACTTCCGACGCAAAAAGCGAAGAAGGGAAAGAAGAAGGTCGAGATCCAATCGCAGCTGATCCTTGCTTCCGGCGTGTTGTCCGTTCTTTTCCTGATCCTCGGATACGGCTGGATTACGCTCAATGAGAGAGTCGACAATCTGACGGCCGAGAAGACAAAACTGACGACGGAATTGGGAGTGCTTAAGACAAAAGTAAAAGAAGTGGAAAATTACGAGAAAGACAAGAAGGCGGTTGAGGAGAAAATCCACATCATCGAGCAGCTCCGTAAAAATCAGTCGATTCCCGTCCTTCTCCTGGATCAAATCAGCCGGAGCCTTCCGGAGAAAGTCTGGTTGGTGAACGTCAATGAGCAGAACGGCGTGATCGACCTGGAGGGGAGGGCCACCACAAACAGCGAAATCGTCGATTTCATCAATAATCTAAAGCGGTCTGCTCTTTTCAAAGATGTGCAGATTCTCGAGTCAAGACAGGGAATGGAAGGGGCCGTTTCCATTTATACATTCAGGCTCAAATGGTCTCTGACATAA